AATCGGATCCTTGATCATCGCCATGTCCGCATCGGTCATGATCGGGTTGTAGCGGATGGAAGGATTTTCCACGTCGACGGGCTTGTCTTCTTCCTTGATGCTCACCGGTTCATATTGAAAGGCCCCGGCAGGACTCTTTCTGGATTCCCACTCGTGGTTGAAGAGCATCTCGAAATAGCCGTTGTCCCAGCGGGTAGGGTGGGTGGTCCAGGCGCCCTCGATACCACTGGTGATCGCATCCGGCCCGCAGCCCTTGCCCTTGGGATTACGCCAGCCAAATCCCTGTTCCTCCACATCGGCCGCCTCGGGATCCGGTCCCAGTGCAGCCGCGTCACCGTTGCCATGACACTTGCCGATGGTGTGACCACCGGCGGTGAGTGCCACCGTTTCCTCATCATTCATCGCCATGCGGGCAAAGGTTACGCGCACATCCTTGGCCGTCTTCAGCGGATCCGGCTTGCCATCTACACCTTCCGGATTCACGTAGATCAGGCCCATCATCACCGCAGCCAGCGGGTTTTCCAGCTGCCGATCGCCGGAATAGCGGCTGTTCGGGTTGTCAGTTGGCGCCAGCCACTCCTTTTCAGAACCCCAGTAAGTGTCTTTCTCGGGATGCCAGATATCCTCACGCCCAAAAGCAAAGCCAAAGGTCTTCAAACCCAGAGATTCATAGGCGATGGTGCCGGCAAGAATAATCAGGTCCGCCCAGCTGATCTTGTTGCCGTACTTCTTCTTGATCGGCCACAGCAGGCGACGCGCCTTGTCGAGACTGACGTTATCCGGCCAGGAATTGAGCGGCGCAAAACGCTGGTTACCGGTGCCACCGCCACCACGGCCATCGGCGATACGGTAACTGCCCGCCGCATGCCATGACATACGAATCATCAAACCACCATAGTGCCCCCAATCCGCAGGCCACCACTCCTGGCTGTCCGTCATCAGTGCGTGCAGGTCTTTTTTTAATGCATTGATGTCGAGCTTCTTCAGCTCTTCCCGATAGTCGAACTTCGCGCCCAGCGGGTTGGTTTTGGTGTCGTGCTGACTCAGGATGTCGATATTCAGTGCCTCCGGCCACCATTCCATATTGGACATGCCACATTCTGTGGCACCGCCGTGCATTACCGGGCATTTTCCGCCGGTTTTTCCCTGGCTATCTTCCATGTTCCAAACCCTGCCATTTTTATGTTGGTTGAAGGTCGAAGCATGAATATATGTCTTGGAATGTACATACGCCAGTATCAGATGTATCGAATTGTTCAGGGTGACGTAAATTAACTCATGGGGATGCGAGTTGTAGAGGTAGGGGAGGGTGATTGTGGATATGTAGCTTAAACAAAAAAGGCCGCTTTGGCGGCCTATTGAATTGAGTATTTATAATGAAATCGGTTTGGATAGTGTTATTTGAGAAATATCGCCCTCTTTGGAGGTCAAGGTATCTATACGAACAGTGAAGTTGCTCGTTTCAGAAATCTCATATTTCCGGAGCCAAGAAATACGTAAAGGAGTCTTTCCTTCCAAAATCTCAGAAAAAGCCCCGGCGTTTGGACCCTGATAATCCGACTTTGACCACTCGAAAATTATATGGAAGTTATCTTTGTCTAAAATAAATCCCCCGGCGTAACGTTGAACTTGGTCATCTATCACCTGCCGAGTATTTGATTCGAAGTCCAGATCCACATTCAGCCAGTTTCTTTGATAAGAAATAAAGCCTCTTATTTGGTCAAAAAAAATGCTTGCCGGACCGTCGCTGGTTTCAATTTTTCGCCCTAAACTAATTTCCAGGCCGTAACCCCCATCACCACCATTTAGTAAGAACTCTTGAGCGGCTTCCTCTGGGTTTTCCGTGTCTATTCCCGAAGATAGGTCAATAAACGCATTATATTTAACAGGCCACTTACTGCTGTTATCCAAGTAAGCTCCCGTCGAGCTCAATAAATTTAATCTCATAGTCCCTGCCGCGCCGGCCTCGCTGTCAATAGCGCTAAGATTGATAGTTAGTGGTGGGGTTTCTATATTTTCACCTTGTTGATTTGTGTCCTTCTGGACCATGTTCTCGGTAATTGAAAAGCAGGGTAGAGAGTAAGCGGCGATGAGAAAATACAAAAAAATATTGGCAAGATTGAACTTATTGGGTTTCATTAGGTTAGCTGTCCTTTTGTGAGGTCGATTGTTGATTTTGTATTCTTGTAATACTCCATATTAGATAATCTTCGAGATTGGTCATATATGAATTTTTTAGAAGGGTTTCAAAGTAATTTTCTGAAAAGAATATTTAATAATGTCAGGAAATTTTTGTTTACACATGGTTGTGTGTCGATGTGGTAGATTCTGTAGAGCTGTTAATGTTCACAATGTTCAGGTGATATCGGTTACTTTATGCACTCTGGTGTTAAGAGTGCTTAAAGCATGTAGGGAAAATTGTTCTCGGGGAAGACATTGAAAGAATGTTATTTGAACATCCAATGAAAGTTTGCGCGTATCCAGTTTGCTGTATTTCTAATTAATAGGTCAAACAGTAGTCACAACCTTCCAAATAAGAAATCCAAGGCCTACCGATAATAGTGTTCTTTCCGACTCTCCCAGATCCAGGCTCCAAATGGCTTTAAATATGAAATATACTATTGATGCTATTAGTAACCATATTAAAGGTGCAACTAACCCTGGAATTTTAACTAACCATGCTTGTGCCCTTCCTTTTATGGGTAGTGGGGGCTCTTGTGGGCTGCCAGTGATAATAAATCTAGCTATCGCATCCCAGTTCGCTTCGTTCAGTGCGGCACCATGGCCACCTTTAACGAATTTAATTTGTTCAACTTCATTTTTTTTGGCAATAAATCCATCGTGGCCGGCGCTGCCCAGGTCTTGAAGTCGAAGCATTTGAATTGCGCGTGGAAAAATGGCTACTACCCAGTCTGCGGTTGCCACATAATTTAGAATCTTTTCTACTTGGCCTCTTGAAATTACGGTGGTCCAATTATATTGCGTTCTAACTACGCTACCGGCCAAAAGTACATTTTTAAATCTACATGCAGGGTAATCATGTAAGGCGCGGGCTAGTAAATATGTCCCATTGCTATGGCCTATAAATGAAAATTTCGCGTTGGGATATAACGCAAGCGCCTCTGCATACTGGTCCATCAGCCATTCGACTTTTTTTCTTCGCTTTGAGGGTAACAAAAACGGAAGCATGGGAAAATAACCATAGCTAGAAGTCTCAGTGGCAAAAATTGTGTTTCCAGTCCC
This is a stretch of genomic DNA from Microbulbifer bruguierae. It encodes these proteins:
- the katG gene encoding catalase/peroxidase HPI, coding for MEDSQGKTGGKCPVMHGGATECGMSNMEWWPEALNIDILSQHDTKTNPLGAKFDYREELKKLDINALKKDLHALMTDSQEWWPADWGHYGGLMIRMSWHAAGSYRIADGRGGGGTGNQRFAPLNSWPDNVSLDKARRLLWPIKKKYGNKISWADLIILAGTIAYESLGLKTFGFAFGREDIWHPEKDTYWGSEKEWLAPTDNPNSRYSGDRQLENPLAAVMMGLIYVNPEGVDGKPDPLKTAKDVRVTFARMAMNDEETVALTAGGHTIGKCHGNGDAAALGPDPEAADVEEQGFGWRNPKGKGCGPDAITSGIEGAWTTHPTRWDNGYFEMLFNHEWESRKSPAGAFQYEPVSIKEEDKPVDVENPSIRYNPIMTDADMAMIKDPIYREISERFHKDHDALSEAFARAWFKLTHRDMGPKSRYFGPDVPDEDLLWQDPVPAGPTGYDVQAVNAKIKDSGLTISEMVCTAWDSARTFRGSDMRGGANGARIRLAPQKDWPGNEPQRLAKVLPVLEGIAAETGASVADVIVLAGNVGVEAAAKAAGFDISVPFTPGRGDTTQEMTDIESFEPLEPIHDGYRNWLQKDYAVKPEELMLDRTQLMGLTAPEMTALVGGMRVLGTNHGGSKHGVFTDREGALTNDFFVNLTDMANVWKPMGDGLYEVRDRKTDALKWTATRLDLVFGSNSILRAYSEVYAQDDSKEKFAQDFVAAWTKVMNADRFDVA